A single genomic interval of Dromiciops gliroides isolate mDroGli1 chromosome 1, mDroGli1.pri, whole genome shotgun sequence harbors:
- the LOC122750450 gene encoding cytochrome P450 7A1, with protein MLTMSLIWGIVVAICCCLWLIIGIRRRRKGEPPLENGLIPYVGCALRFSANPLEFLRTNKKKYGHIFTCKLMGKYVHFITNPFSYNAVMRHGKYFDWKKFNFATSAKAFGHGSIDPDDGNTTENVHETFIKTLQGDALDSLTEAMMENLQYVMRPPVLSKTNPDSWAIEGMYSFCYRVMFEAGFLTLFGKDLTRQEAQRTFILNNLNNFKQFDKIFPALVAGLPIHVFKNAHNAREKLAEALKPENLQKRDNISELISTRMFLNDTLSTFNDKEKAKTHLALLWAALANTLPATFWCLFHTIRNPEAMKTATEEVRKTLEKSDQKISFEGKPISLSQMQLTDMPVLDSIIKEALRLSSASLNIRAAKEDFTLHLEEGSYNIRKDDIIALYPQLLHLDPEIYPDPLVFKYDRYLDENGKPKTNFYCNGIKLKYYYMPFGSGLTLCPGRLFAVHEIKQFLILMLSYFEMQLVDSQVKCPPLDQSRVGLGILPPTIDIDFKYKLKHL; from the exons GCGCAAAGGAGAGCCACCTCTGGAAAATGGGCTAATTCCGTATGTAGGCTGTGCTCTACGGTTTTCGGCCAACCCACTTGAATTCCTCaggacaaataaaaagaaatatggtcATATTTTTACATGCAAACTAATGGGAAAATATGTGCATTTTATCACCAATCCTTTTTCATACAATGCAGTAATGCGGCATGGAAAATACTTTGACTGGAAAAAATTTAACTTTGCTACTTCTGCAAAG GCATTTGGCCACGGAAGCATTGATCCCGATGATGGAAATACTACTGAAAATGTACATGAGACTTTCATTAAAACCTTGCAAGGGGATGCTTTGGATTCCCTCACTGAAGCCATGATGGAAAATCTCCAGTATGTCATGAGGCCACCAGTTCTTTCCAAAACAAATCCTGACAGCTGGGCGATAGAGGGCATGTACTCCTTCTGCTACAGAGTGATGTTTGAGGCTGGTTTTTTGACTCTCTTTGGCAAAGATCTTACGCGGCAAGAAGCACAGAGAACATTCATCCTAAACAACCTTAATAACTTCAAGCAGTTTGACAAGATCTTCCCAGCCTTGGTAGCAGGGCTTCCAATCCATGTGTTTAAGAATGCTCACAATGCAAGGGAGAAATTGGCTGAAGCACTTAAGCCTGAAAATCTACAGAAGAGAGACAATATCTCAGAATTGATCTCTACCCGCATGTTCCTGAATGACACCCTCTCAACCTTTAATGACAAGGAGAAGGCAAAAACTCACCTGGCTTTGCTTTGGGCAGCTCTAGCTAATACACTCCCTGCCACTTTCTGGTGCTTATTTCACACGATTAG gaatcCAGAAGCAATGAAGACAGCTACCGAAGAAGTcagaaaaactttagaaaaatctgACCAAAAAATTAGCTTTGAAGGCAAACCTATAAGCCTGAGTCAAATGCAGCTAACTGATATGCCAGTGCTAG ATAGCATAATCAAGGAGGCTTTACGACTTTCTAGTGCATCCTTGAACATCCGAGCTGCCAAGGAGGATTTCACTTTGCACTTAGAGGAGGGATCCTATAATATCCGAAAGGATGACATAATAGCTCTTTATCCCCAACTGTTGCACTTAGATCCGGAAATCTACCCTGATCCCTTG GTTTTCAAATATGACCGTTACCTCGATGAAAATGGAAAACCAAAGACCAACTTCTATTGTAATGGCATCAAGTTAAAATATTACTATATGCCCTTTGGATCAGGACTGACATTGTGTCCTGGAAGACTTTTTGCTGtccatgaaatcaagcaatttttGATTCTGATGCTTTCCTACTTTGAAATGCAGCTTGTTGATAGTCAAGTTAAATGCCCTCCTTTAGACCAGTCTCGTGTAGGTTTGGGCATTTTACCACCAACAATTGATATTGATTTCAAATACAAACTAAAACACCTGTGA